One genomic segment of Streptomyces liangshanensis includes these proteins:
- the phoU gene encoding phosphate signaling complex protein PhoU, giving the protein MRDAYHEELDSIGEDLVEMARLVGSAIGRATTAMLDADLRLAESVIAADEKVDTLQHELEARAIALLARQQPVATDLRIVVTSLRMSADLERAGDLAQHVAKQARLRFPQSPVPHDLHTTLLEMGQLAQRLMAKAAEVIITKDVELALELEQDDDEMDLLHRTLFQHLMDDRWKHGIETAVDVTLLGRYYERFADHAVSVAKRVVYLVTGEHADEIQTAEAPVEGA; this is encoded by the coding sequence ATGCGGGACGCGTACCACGAGGAACTGGACTCGATAGGCGAAGACCTCGTCGAGATGGCCCGGCTGGTCGGTTCCGCCATCGGGCGGGCCACCACGGCCATGCTGGACGCCGATCTGCGGCTCGCCGAGAGCGTGATCGCCGCGGACGAGAAGGTCGACACGCTCCAGCACGAGCTGGAGGCCAGGGCGATCGCCCTGCTCGCGCGGCAGCAGCCGGTCGCGACGGACCTGCGCATCGTGGTGACCTCGCTGCGCATGAGCGCCGACCTGGAGCGGGCGGGCGACCTGGCCCAGCACGTCGCCAAGCAGGCGCGCCTCCGTTTCCCGCAGTCGCCGGTGCCGCACGACCTGCACACGACGCTGCTGGAGATGGGGCAGCTGGCGCAGCGCCTGATGGCGAAGGCCGCCGAGGTCATCATCACGAAGGACGTCGAGCTGGCCCTGGAGCTGGAGCAGGACGACGACGAGATGGACCTGCTGCACCGCACGCTGTTCCAGCACCTGATGGACGACCGCTGGAAGCACGGCATCGAGACGGCGGTGGACGTGACACTGCTGGGCCGGTACTACGAGCGGTTCGCGGACCACGCGGTGTCGGTGGCGAAGCGGGTCGTCTACCTGGTGACGGGTGAGCACGCGGACGAGATCCAGACGGCGGAGGCGCCGGTGGAGGGCGCGTAG
- a CDS encoding GNAT family N-acetyltransferase → MTSLPRTVPGLPRTVPGATRVAGPDGRPLRLRAVMEEDLPELHRLDKEIFKDQAYPYFVLRQFYDLYRDELFVLDDGTAFHGYVLAGTRPDKTRSWVLGLAIHQRWQGLGLGRWLMGEALRRLRAEGVGEVWLTVEPANTRAIKLYAALGFAPVGHRDDYFGPGGDRLLMALPLTTEGP, encoded by the coding sequence ATGACCTCACTGCCCCGTACCGTGCCCGGTCTTCCCCGAACCGTCCCCGGCGCGACGCGCGTCGCCGGCCCCGACGGGCGGCCCCTGCGGCTGAGAGCGGTCATGGAGGAGGACCTGCCCGAACTGCACCGCCTGGACAAGGAGATCTTCAAGGACCAGGCCTACCCGTACTTCGTACTGCGGCAGTTCTACGACCTCTACCGCGACGAGCTGTTCGTCCTGGACGACGGCACGGCCTTCCACGGCTACGTCCTCGCGGGCACCAGGCCCGACAAGACCCGCAGTTGGGTGCTGGGCCTGGCCATACACCAGCGGTGGCAGGGCCTCGGCCTCGGCCGGTGGCTGATGGGCGAGGCGCTGCGCCGGCTGCGCGCGGAGGGCGTCGGCGAGGTCTGGCTCACCGTCGAGCCCGCCAACACCCGGGCGATCAAGCTGTACGCGGCCCTGGGCTTCGCCCCCGTCGGCCACCGCGACGACTACTTCGGCCCCGGCGGGGACCGGCTGCTGATGGCGCTGCCCCTGACGACCGAAGGGCCATGA
- a CDS encoding DUF461 domain-containing protein gives MSRSLRRGTFAASALVLSLASLTACGAGNNAQTLQVKPDSAATSIGDITIQAATLVTQPESDAKGPAVVTGTLFNNGRSAQTLDSITLPGTGATVKITPAKGKGPVTVPPNGGSVRLGGEGNASAVIEDGREAAQDGNAQQVVFSFSETGDVGLRAFVVPAKSFFEGVGPSAQPSTTPSASASESPAGDASGSPSGSPSGSPSESGQPGSDQSGSGQPESGQPSDSASASNSAG, from the coding sequence GTGAGCCGCAGCCTTCGACGCGGCACGTTCGCCGCTTCCGCCCTCGTGTTGTCGCTTGCCTCGCTCACCGCGTGCGGCGCGGGCAACAACGCCCAGACGCTCCAAGTCAAGCCGGACAGCGCCGCCACCTCCATCGGCGACATCACCATCCAGGCCGCCACACTGGTCACCCAGCCCGAGTCCGACGCGAAGGGCCCGGCGGTCGTCACCGGCACGCTCTTCAACAACGGCCGCAGCGCGCAGACCCTCGACTCCATCACGCTGCCGGGCACCGGCGCGACGGTGAAGATCACCCCCGCCAAGGGCAAGGGCCCGGTCACCGTGCCGCCCAACGGCGGTTCCGTACGGCTCGGTGGCGAGGGCAACGCCTCCGCGGTGATCGAGGACGGCCGCGAGGCCGCGCAGGACGGGAACGCCCAGCAGGTCGTCTTCTCGTTCAGCGAGACCGGTGACGTGGGCCTGCGCGCCTTCGTCGTCCCCGCGAAGAGCTTCTTCGAGGGCGTCGGCCCGAGCGCGCAGCCGTCCACGACCCCGTCGGCGTCCGCCTCGGAGTCACCGGCCGGCGACGCGTCCGGATCCCCGTCCGGTTCGCCGTCGGGCTCCCCCTCGGAGTCCGGTCAGCCGGGGTCGGACCAGTCCGGTTCCGGGCAGCCCGAGTCCGGGCAGCCGTCGGACTCGGCCTCCGCGTCGAACTCGGCCGGCTGA
- the ispD gene encoding 2-C-methyl-D-erythritol 4-phosphate cytidylyltransferase, which translates to MSDEASPHRTAAVIPAAGKGVRLGPGAPKALRTLGGTPILIHAVRAMAASRAVSLVVVVAPPDGAAGVKHLLDEHALPARTDYLVVPGGETRQESVRRGLDALPPGITTVLVHDAARPLVPVDTVDAVVEAVRDGAPAVVPALPLADTVKQVEPREKGEPEPVVATPERATLRAVQTPQGFDRATLERAHRTVAAVGEGATDCAGMVERLGTPVVVVPGHEEAFKVTRPLDLVLAEAVLARRRANDGF; encoded by the coding sequence ATGTCAGACGAAGCCAGCCCCCACCGCACCGCCGCGGTGATCCCCGCGGCCGGCAAGGGCGTGCGGCTAGGCCCGGGCGCCCCCAAGGCGCTCCGCACGCTGGGCGGCACGCCCATCCTGATCCACGCCGTCCGCGCGATGGCCGCCTCCCGCGCGGTCTCGCTCGTGGTCGTGGTCGCCCCGCCGGACGGCGCCGCCGGGGTCAAGCACCTCCTGGACGAGCACGCGCTGCCCGCCCGCACCGACTACCTCGTGGTGCCGGGCGGCGAGACCCGCCAGGAGTCCGTACGGCGGGGCCTCGACGCCCTGCCCCCGGGCATCACGACCGTCCTCGTCCACGACGCGGCCCGCCCGCTGGTGCCCGTCGACACCGTGGACGCCGTCGTCGAGGCCGTACGGGACGGCGCGCCGGCCGTCGTGCCCGCGCTGCCCCTCGCGGACACCGTCAAGCAGGTCGAGCCCCGCGAGAAGGGCGAGCCGGAGCCGGTCGTCGCCACGCCCGAGCGGGCCACCCTGCGCGCCGTACAGACCCCGCAGGGCTTCGACCGCGCCACGCTGGAGCGCGCGCACCGCACGGTGGCGGCGGTGGGCGAGGGCGCGACGGACTGCGCCGGTATGGTCGAGCGGCTCGGCACACCCGTCGTGGTCGTACCGGGCCACGAGGAGGCGTTCAAGGTGACCAGGCCGCTGGACCTGGTCCTGGCCGAGGCGGTTCTCGCCCGGAGGAGGGCCAACGATGGCTTCTGA
- a CDS encoding response regulator transcription factor, protein MTRVLVVEDEESFSDALSYMLRKEGFEVAIATTGPAGLDEFERNGADLVLLDLMLPGLPGTEVCRQLRGRSNVPVIMVTAKDSEIDKVVGLEIGADDYVTKPFSSRELVARIRAVLRRRGEPEEVTPAALEAGPVRMDVDRHVVTVSGGKVDLPLKEFDLLEMLLRNAGRVLTRMQLIDRVWGADYVGDTKTLDVHVKRLRAKIEPDPGAPRYLVTVRGLGYKFEP, encoded by the coding sequence GTGACCCGAGTGCTCGTCGTCGAGGATGAGGAATCCTTCAGCGACGCTCTTTCCTACATGCTCCGCAAGGAAGGCTTCGAGGTCGCGATCGCGACCACCGGGCCCGCGGGGCTCGACGAGTTCGAACGCAACGGCGCCGACCTCGTCCTCCTCGACCTGATGCTGCCCGGCCTGCCGGGCACCGAGGTCTGCCGCCAGCTGCGCGGCAGGTCCAACGTCCCGGTGATCATGGTCACCGCCAAGGACAGCGAGATCGACAAGGTCGTCGGCCTGGAAATAGGGGCCGACGACTACGTGACCAAGCCCTTCTCCTCGCGGGAGCTGGTGGCCCGCATCCGCGCGGTGCTGCGCCGCAGGGGCGAGCCGGAGGAGGTCACGCCGGCGGCCCTGGAGGCCGGCCCGGTCCGGATGGACGTGGACCGCCACGTCGTCACGGTCTCCGGCGGCAAGGTGGACCTCCCGCTCAAGGAGTTCGACCTGCTGGAGATGCTCCTGCGCAACGCGGGCCGGGTCCTGACCCGGATGCAGCTGATCGACCGCGTCTGGGGGGCGGACTACGTGGGGGACACCAAGACCCTCGACGTGCACGTCAAGCGCCTGCGGGCCAAGATCGAGCCGGACCCGGGTGCTCCCAGATACCTGGTGACGGTACGAGGTCTCGGCTACAAGTTCGAGCCGTAG
- a CDS encoding CarD family transcriptional regulator: MTFKVGDTVVYPHHGAALIEAIETRQIKGVDKTYLVLKVAQGDLTVRVPADNAEFVGVRDVVGQEGLDRVFEVLRAPYAEEPTNWSRRYKANLEKLASGDVIKVAEVVRDLWRRERERGLSAGEKRMLAKARQILVSELALAENTNEDKAEALLDEVLAS; this comes from the coding sequence ATGACGTTCAAGGTAGGCGACACCGTGGTCTATCCCCATCACGGGGCCGCGCTGATCGAGGCCATCGAAACTCGCCAGATCAAAGGCGTGGACAAGACCTACTTGGTGCTCAAGGTCGCCCAGGGCGACTTGACGGTACGTGTCCCGGCGGACAATGCGGAGTTCGTCGGCGTGCGTGACGTGGTCGGTCAGGAAGGACTGGACCGGGTCTTCGAGGTGCTCAGAGCGCCGTACGCGGAAGAGCCCACGAACTGGTCCCGTCGCTACAAGGCAAATCTCGAGAAGCTCGCCTCCGGTGATGTGATCAAGGTCGCCGAGGTCGTTCGCGACCTGTGGCGCCGGGAGCGCGAGCGCGGACTCTCCGCAGGTGAGAAGCGCATGCTCGCCAAGGCGCGGCAGATTCTCGTGAGCGAACTCGCTCTCGCGGAGAACACGAATGAAGACAAGGCCGAGGCCCTGCTCGACGAGGTCCTCGCGTCCTGA
- a CDS encoding sensor histidine kinase, producing MDVNAAVAALAAIAGVCTGVIAMLAFRWSERDQARPTRTSLHTDAVLPPGVDTVLSVLRSSAVVLDESDSVVKASSAAYALGLVRGGKLAVEPMLHMARDTRRDGEIRQVELDLPRRGTGRGEALAVSARVAPLGSRLVLLLVEDLTEARRIEAVRRDFVANVSHELKTPTGALSLLSEAVMDASDDPEAVTRFAGRMQIEATRLTNLVQELIDLSRVQNDDPLEDAEPVRVDELVAEAIDRSRHAASTKQITMAAGGTVDLHVWGNRGQLAAALGNLVENAVNYSPARTRVGIAAQRVSAPGGDLIEIAVTDQGIGISEKDRERVFERFYRVDPARSRATGGTGLGLAIVKHVAASHGGEVTVWSSEGQGSTFTLRLPEAGTVRDQRRSATDEDDQAPYDTDTDSSLALEPPTVIPAPEVLP from the coding sequence ATGGACGTGAACGCGGCGGTCGCCGCATTGGCAGCGATCGCCGGGGTGTGCACCGGCGTGATCGCCATGCTGGCGTTTCGCTGGAGCGAACGCGACCAGGCCAGACCCACCCGCACCTCCCTGCACACGGACGCCGTCCTGCCCCCCGGGGTCGACACGGTCCTGTCCGTGCTCCGCTCCTCCGCGGTGGTCCTCGACGAGAGCGACTCCGTGGTCAAGGCCAGCTCGGCGGCGTACGCGCTGGGGCTGGTCAGGGGCGGCAAGCTGGCCGTCGAGCCCATGCTGCACATGGCCAGGGACACCCGCAGGGACGGCGAGATAAGGCAGGTCGAGCTGGACCTGCCCCGGCGCGGTACGGGCCGGGGCGAGGCCCTCGCGGTCTCCGCCCGGGTGGCCCCGCTCGGCTCCCGGCTGGTGCTGCTCCTGGTCGAGGACCTCACGGAGGCCCGCCGTATCGAAGCGGTACGGCGCGACTTCGTCGCCAACGTCAGCCACGAGCTGAAGACCCCGACGGGCGCGCTCTCCCTGCTCTCCGAGGCTGTCATGGACGCCTCGGACGACCCCGAGGCGGTCACCCGCTTCGCCGGGCGGATGCAGATCGAGGCGACCCGGCTCACCAATCTCGTACAGGAACTCATCGACCTCTCCCGGGTGCAGAACGACGACCCGCTGGAGGACGCCGAGCCGGTACGGGTGGACGAACTCGTCGCCGAGGCCATCGACCGGTCCCGGCACGCGGCGTCCACGAAGCAGATCACGATGGCCGCAGGCGGTACTGTCGATCTGCACGTATGGGGCAATCGCGGCCAGCTCGCCGCGGCCCTGGGCAATCTCGTCGAGAACGCCGTCAACTACTCCCCGGCCCGCACCCGCGTCGGCATCGCCGCGCAGAGGGTGAGCGCTCCCGGCGGGGACCTGATCGAGATAGCCGTGACCGACCAGGGCATAGGCATCTCCGAGAAGGACCGCGAGCGGGTCTTCGAGCGGTTCTACCGCGTCGACCCGGCACGCTCCCGCGCCACCGGTGGTACGGGGCTCGGCCTCGCCATCGTCAAACACGTGGCCGCCTCGCACGGCGGGGAGGTCACGGTCTGGAGCTCGGAGGGTCAGGGCTCCACCTTCACCCTGAGGCTGCCCGAGGCGGGCACCGTACGGGACCAGAGAAGAAGCGCCACGGACGAAGACGACCAGGCCCCTTACGACACCGACACCGACTCCAGTCTCGCCCTCGAACCACCCACTGTGATTCCTGCCCCGGAGGTCCTTCCGTGA